Part of the Rhodospirillales bacterium genome, CTGATCAGAGGTGCGACCAATCCGGGCACAATCGGAACAAAATCATCCAGCCTGCATGGTGCGGCCGTCGGCGAGGGTCAGCCATGCTCGTGCGCCGGGAACCCGGGAAAGCAGCGCCGTCGCTGCTTCGGGGGGCGCGACATAGAGCGCCGTCGACAGGGCATCGGCGGTGGTGGCGCGGGACGCCTGCACGGTGATGCTCGCGTAGACGGCAGGGCTGGCGCCGGTGGCCGGCGACAGCAGGTGTTGGCGACGGCCCGTTGCGTCGAAAGCCAGTCGGGAGCCGGCGGAAGTGGCGAGCGCGCCGTCGATGAGCGGGATCGTTCCTGGACCGCCTGAAGCCGCCGCCGCCGGAATGCCCACTGTCCACGGCGCGCTATCGCCACGCGGCCCCAGCGCTCGCCACTCGCCCAGCCCGACCAGCACGTGCGTCCAGCCGTGGTCGCGCAGCAGGTCTGCGACCCGGTCGGTGATGTAGCCCTGGGCGATGCCGTTGAACGTCACAGCCATGCCGGGCGCCAGCGTGACGCGATCGGGCGCGACGGCAATCTTGCGGTAGTCGACGAGGGCGAGTGCCCGCGCGACGGCAGCGGGCGGCGGATCTTCGGCCCCGGTGCGACGGAGGAAGTGCTCGGCGTAGAGTCGCCACAGCGGCTGGACGCTGATGTCGAACGCCCCGCCGCTCCGCGCGCTCCACCGCCGGCTTTCGTCGAGGAGGCGCAGCATGTCCATGGATGGCGCGTCCAGGC contains:
- a CDS encoding FAD:protein FMN transferase, with product MTVRKPTTLSRRRALTVIAGGAAALWASNGAAALPGLSRRFVWRGTALGAEAEIILYHRERAAAEAAVRAAQAEIDRLEAEFSLFRGDSAVCRLNRDGRLDAPSMDMLRLLDESRRWSARSGGAFDISVQPLWRLYAEHFLRRTGAEDPPPAAVARALALVDYRKIAVAPDRVTLAPGMAVTFNGIAQGYITDRVADLLRDHGWTHVLVGLGEWRALGPRGDSAPWTVGIPAAAASGGPGTIPLIDGALATSAGSRLAFDATGRRQHLLSPATGASPAVYASITVQASRATTADALSTALYVAPPEAATALLSRVPGARAWLTLADGRTMQAG